GCGACCCTGGGCGGGGCGAGGGCGCTCGATCTCGATGACAGGATTGGAACGTTCCGGGCCGGCAACGAGGCCGATTTTGTGGTGCTCAATCCCAGGGCAACACCGATCCTCAAATTCCGGGAACAGCGTTCCCGCTCGATCGAAGAAACGCTCTTTGTGCTGATGACAATGGGCGACGACCGGGCTGTGACGGCGACCTATGTCGCAGGACGGCCGGCGCATGCGCTCTCATCCGTTGATTCCTGAGACCGCCCGGCGCATGGTCCGGCCGCGAGGAGAATTGTGGATAAACGCTTGATTCCAAACCCAGTCGTGGATCTCGGCGGGGCGCGCTTCGGCAACGATTTACCGTTGGCGCTGATTGCCGGCCCATGCCAGCTTGAGAGCCGCGACCATGCCGTCGAGATGGCCTCCGCGCTGAAAGAGATCGCGGCCCGGCTCGGCATCGGCCTCGTCTATAAAACCTCGTTCGACAAGGCGAACCGCACCAGCGCCCGGGGCGCGCGCGGCCTTGGCCTTGAAGCCTCGCTGCCGATCTTTGCGGATATCCGCTCGTCGCTCGGCCTGCCGGTGCTCACCGACATTCACGACATCTCGCAATGCGCCCCGGTCGCGCAAGCGGTCGATATCCTGCAGATCCCCGCGTTCCTGTGCCGCCAGACCGACCTTCTCATTGCCGCGGCAGAGACCGGCCGCGTCGTGAATGTGAAGAAGGGGCAATTCCTCGCACCCTGGGACATGAAGAACGTGGTCGAAAAGATCACCGGCGCCGGCAATGCCAAAGTGCTGGTGACGGAACGCGGTGCCTCGTTCGGCTACAACACGCTCGTCTCCGACATGCGCGCCTTGCCCGAACTCGCCAAGACCGGCGCGCCGGTGATTTTCGATGCCACCCATTCGGTGCAGCAGCCCGGCGGACAGGGCACGTCATCCGGCGGTCAACGCGAATTCGTGCCGGTGCTGGCACGCGCGGCTGTCGCGGTCGGCATTGCCGGTGTGTTTATCGAAACGCACCAGGACCCCGACCACGCGCCATCGGACGGGCCCAACATGATTGCCCTCAAAGACCTTGAACCCCTCCTGACAAAATTGATGGCGTTCGACCGCCTCGCAAAAAGCTGACGCGGATGGCGTGCAAAACGCACGCTGGTTCGACAACTTGATTCTCCGACATGAATAACCGCGAACTCGCCGTCATCGCTCTGCTCGTCTTTGTGACGTCGCTGTTCACGCGTTCGGTCGACCCCGTCATTCCGCAAATCGCCGATGGACTGCTGGTCAATGTCGGCACGGCGGCGTTGCTGTCGACGGCGTTCGCGCTGCCTTATGCGATCGTACAACCAGTCCTCGGTGCGCTCGCCGACATGATGAGCAAGACGCGGCTGATGAGTATCTGTCTCGTGTTGCTGGTCTTGTCCGCCGTGGTGAGCGCTCTCGCACCGAACTTTACGGTGCTGGCGATCTCCAGAGTCGCGGCAGGCATCGCCTCGGGCGGTATTTTTCCAACCTCGCTGGCCCTGGCAGGCGATCGCATTCCGGTGGCGCAGCGGCAGGTTGCGATTGGCCGGCTTTTGGCCGCGACCATGACCGGCAATCTTCTGGGTGCGTCGCTGGCCGGCGTCGTCGGCGATCTGGCCGGCTGGCGTGCGGTGTTCGTCGTGGTCGGCTCGATGGGCGCACTTTGCATCGTCGCGATTGTGATCGGATTTCGCAGCAGCCCGCCGGAAACAACGAAGGGCTTCGATTTGTCGACGCTTGGTCCAAACTACCGGGCCATTTTCGGCAATCCACTCGCCAAATATTGCTTCGGCGCAGTGTTCATCGAAGCCCTGGTGGTGTTCGGCATCTTCCCGCACATGGCCGCGCTGCTGCATGAGGCCGGCGAAAGCCGCGCCTCGATCGCTGGTATCGTGCTTGCGGGGTTTGGTATCGGCGCCGTCATTTACACTTTCTGTGTGGGCTGGCTGTTGTCGTTATTGGGCGAACGGAAGATGATGATCGGGGGCGGGCTGATCATGGCGGCCTTCTGCCTGATCCTGACCTGGCGTCTGCCCTGGCCGCTGGAATTTGCCAATTTTGCGATGCTCGGCTTTGGCTTTTACTGGCTGCATGGCTGCATCCAGGTTTATGCCACCGAACTGGCGCCAACAGCGCGCGGCTCGACCATGGCGCTGCATTCGGCGGCCTTCTTTTTAGGGCAGGCGGTCGGACCGGTCGTTTACGGTCTCGGCTTTTCCCGCGTGGGCACGACGCCGATGCTGGTGGGCGGAGCGATCATCATTGCTGCGGTCGGATATATCTGCGCGCGGCGTCTGTACCACCCGAAACCGAAAACCTAACCGCGGCCTCGATAGGGCGCGACGCCCTGATCCGGCACCCAGACGCCATTCGGTAATTTTCCGGCCTGCCAGAACACGTCGATCGGCATGCCACCACGCGGATACCAGTAACCGCCGATGCGGAGCCAACGCGGTTTCAGCAGCGAGACCAGTCGCTTGCCGATAGAAACGGTGCAGTCTTCGTGGAACGAGCCGTGATTTCTGAATGAGTTCAAGTAGAGCTTTAAGGACTTCGACTCGACCAGAAACTTGTTCGGCACATAGTCGATGACAAAGTGCGCGAAATCCGGCTGGCCGGTAATCGGGCACAGCGCGGTGAATTCCGGCATCGTGAAGCGCGCGACGTAATTCGTATCCGGATGCGGGTTGTCCACCCGGTCGAGCACCGCCTCATCCGGCGATGCCGGCAGCGCGGTCGCACGGCCGAGTTGCAGGGCGGGGTTGGGCAGAACCTGTGATGTCTTCTTTCGGGCCATAGGGGCTCTTAGCGCGCTCCTTCCGGCCGCGCCAGCACCTCCCTTCTTGGTGCTCGCAACATCGATCTTGGCCTGTTTCACGGTATGCAGGCACTCTTGCGTGAGCGCTTTGATGCTGTACAAGCGGCGCGAATTCCTTCCATCCCCGCAACGCCGGAATCCTGAATGACTGCGATCGTCAACATCGTCGGCCGTGAAATCCTCGACAGCCGTGGCAATCCCACCGTCGAAGTGGATGTGTTGCTGGAAGACGGCTCGCTCGGCCGCGCGGCGGTACCGTCCGGTGCCTCTACAGGCGCGCATGAGGCGGTCGAATTGCGGGACGGGGACAAGGCCCGCTATCTCGGCAAGGGCGTCCGCAAGGCGGTGGATGCGGTTGATGGTGAAATCTTCGACGCCATCGGCGGTATGGATGCGGAAGATCAGGTCCAGATCGACGAGACGATGATCGCGCTCGACGGCACGCCCAACAAGGCGCGGCTCGGCGCCAACGCCTTGCTCGGCGTTTCGCTGGCGACGGCCAAGGCGGCGGCAATCTCCAGCGGTCTGCCGCTCTATCGTTACGTGGGCGGCGCTGCGGCGCGCGTTCTGCCGGTGCCGATGATGAACATCGTCAATGGCGGCGCGCATGCCGACAACCCGATCGACTTCCAGGAATTCATGGTGATGCCGGTCGGCGCGAATTCATTCGCCGAAGCTTTGCGGATGGGTGCCGAGATTTTCCACACGCTCAAGGCGGCGCTGAAGCAGGCTGGTCACAATACCAATGTCGGCGACGAGGGCGGCTTCGCCCCGAACCTGCCAAGCGCGGAAGCGGCGCTCGATTTCGTCATGCAGGCGATCACCAAGGCTGGCTTCAAGGCCGGCGACGATGTGTTGCTAGCGCTCGATTGCGCTTCAACCGAATTCTTCAAGGATGGCGCCTATCACTACGGCGGCGAAGGCAAAGTGCGCAGCATCCAGCAGCAGGTCGATTACCTGGCCCAGCTTGTCTCGAAATATCCGATCGCCTCGATCGAGGACGGCATGGCCGAAGACGATTTCGACGGCTGGAAGCTGTTGACCAAGACCATCGGCGCGAAATGCCAGCTCGTCGGCGATGACCTCTTTGTCACCAACGTCACACGGCTGGCCGACGGCATCGCCCAAGGCATGGCCAACTCGATCCTGGTGAAGGTCAACCAGATCGGCACGCTGACCGAAACGCTCGCCGCCGTCGAAATGGCGCACAAGGCCGGTTACACAGCGGTGATGTCGCATCGTTCGGGCGAAACAGAAGATTCGACCATCGCCGATCTCGCCGTCGCCACCAATTGCGGACAGATCAAGACCGGTTCGCTCGCGCGCTCCGATCGTACAGCGAAGTATAATCAATTGCTGCGCATCGAGCAGGAACTTGGCCCGCAAGCAAAATATCCTGGCCGCGCGGCGCTGAGGGCGCGTGCTTAACGTACTATCTTAATAGCGCCTTAAGAGCCTGCGGGCATGTTGCTGCAATGGTCTCACGCAGACGCGCACGGGGAATTCTGACCGCGCTCGGCCTTTATGTCTTGGCCGCGGCGATGATCGGCTATTTCTGGATGCACGCCTATAGCGGCCAGCGCGGCTTGCATGCCAAGCACGAGATCGAACAGCAGATGTCGGAGCTGACCGCCGAGCTGGACCGCCTGAAGGTTGAGCATGGCCAGTGGGAGCGGAAAGTGGCGCTGCTGCGGCCCAGCGGTATCGATCCGGACCTGCTGGACGAGCGCGCCCGTACACTTTTGAACCTCTCGCATCCGAACGACTTGATCATGATGGTCAAGGGCAAATAAAGGCGAGTCACTGGCAAAGTGGACCGGTTCTGTGCTCGAACGGGCGCAGATGAGAAAAAAGATATTCCTGCCACCTCAGGCATTTGGCCGCATATTCAGCATTGCGGACAGCGCATGGCGCGTGCTTTTAACCGCCATGAAATTCGGCTAAGGGTCTGCGTCGAACCGCTGTGCGGAACATTTTAGGGAGCGTCATGGCCGTAGCCAAAAAGTCGCCGGCGGTATCTGCCGATACACCCACGAAACCCGTCGAATTCAGCAAGGAGCAGGAGCTCTCTGCCTACCGCGACATGCTGCTGATTCGCCGCTTTGAGGAAAAGGCCGGCCAGATGTATGGCATGGGCCTGATCGGCGGCTTCTGCCACCTCTATATCGGCCAGGAAGCCGTCGTGGTGGGCATGCAGATGGCCCTGAAGGACGGCGACCAGGTCATCACCGGTTACCGCGATCACGGCCACATGCTGGCCTGTGGAATGGACTCAAAGGGCGTGATGGCCGAACTGACCGGCCGCCGCGGGGGCTATTCCAAGGGCAAGGGCGGCTCGATGCACATGTTCTCGGTCGAGAAGTCCTTCTATGGCGGCCACGGCATCGTTGGTGCGCAGGTCTCGCTGGGAACGGGTCTGGCCTTTTCCAACCGCTATCGCGGCAACGATCATGTCTGCCTGACCTATTTCGGCGATGGCGCGGCCAATCAGGGGCAGGTCTATGAGAGCTTCAATATGGCGGAGCTCTGGAAGCTGCCGGTAATCTACATCATCGAGAACAACCGTTACGCCATGGGCACCTCGGTGCAGCGCTCGTCAGCCCAGCAGGATTTCTCCAAGCGCGGCGCTTCTTTCAACATTCCCGGCGAACAGGTCGATGGCATGGATGTGCGCGCGGTCAAGGCCGCAGGCGACAAGGCTGTCGCGTGGTGCCGCGAAGGCAACGGTCCATACATCCTCGAGATGCAGACCTATCGCTATCGCGGTCATTCGATGTCGGACCCGGCAAAATATCGCACCCGTGACGAAGTCGAGAAGGTGCGGTCGGAACAGGATCCGATCGAACAGGTCCGTCAGCGTCTTTTGAAGAACAAATGGGCAAGCGAAGACGACCTGAAGCAGATCGATGCCAAGGTGCGCGCCACCGTCAATGAAGCGGCAGAATTCGCAACGCACGATCCCGAACCCGATCCGTCCGAGCTTTACACCGATGTCCTTCGTCAAGCGTCCTAACATTGCCGTTGGTTGAATAGAGAGCGTCCATGCCGATAGAAGTCCTGATGCCCGCGCTCTCGCCCACGATGGAGAAGGGCAACCTTGCCAAGTGGCTGAAGAAGGAAGGCGACACGGTAAAGTCCGGCGATGTCATCGCCGAGATCGAAACCGACAAGGCGACGATGGAAGTCGAAGCCGTCGACGAGGGTAAACTCGGAAAGATCCTTGTCGCCGAAGGCACGCCCGATGTTGCCGTGAATACGCCGATCGCCGTTCTCCTTGGCGAAGGGGAAGACGCTTCCGCGATCAAGATCGATGCTGTCCCGGTGGCGAAAGCCGACCGTGCGAACGATCAGCAGCGGTTCGATGAATCCGACGCACCCGATGCGCCGAAATCGGAACAGCTAAAAGACAAGGACGAACCGGTTTCCGCCGTCGCTTCCCCGCCGAAGGTCGAGGTTTTGCCCGAACCCGACGTGCCCGAAGGCACGGAGATGGTGACGCAGACGGTGCGCGAAGCCTTGCGCGACGCCATGGCCGAAGAGATGCGGCGCGACGAAAAGGTCTTCGTCATGGGCGAAGAGGTCGCCGAATATCAGGGCGCCTACAAGGTGACGCAGGGTCTATTGCAGGAATTCGGCGCACGGCGCGTCGTCGATACGCCGATCACCGAGCATGGCTTTGCCGGTCTCGGCGTCGGTGCTGCACTCGCGGGCCTGAAGCCGATTGTCGAATTTATGACCTTCAACTTCGCCATGCAGGCGATCGACCAGATCATCAATTCGGCGGCGAAGACGCTTTACATGTCCGGCGGCCAGATGGGCGCCTCGATCGTGTTCCGCGGACCAAATGGTGCCGCCGCACGCGTTGCCGCGCAACACAGTCAGGATTACTCGTCCTGGTATTCACACATTCCGGGCTTGATCGTGATCGCGCCTTATACGGCGGCGGATGCGAAGGGTCTTTTGAAGGCCGCGATCCGCAATCCGAACCCGGTCATCTTCCTGGAAAACGAAATCCTCTACGGTCATTCGTTCCCGGTTCCCAAGCTCGACGATTATGTGCTGCCGATCGGCAAAGCCAAGGTCGTGCGTCCAGGCAACCATGTCACCATCGTTTCTTTCTCCATGGGCATGACCTACGCACTCAAGGCCGCCGAAGAACTCGCCAAGAAGCACATCATGGCGGAGGTGATCGATCTGCGCACGCTGCGTCCGCTCGACGATGCAACGATCATCGAGTCGGTGAAGAAAACCGGACGCCTGATCACGGTGGAAGAAGGTTGGCCGCAATCGGGCATCGGCGCGGAGATTTCCGCCCGCGTGATGGAAAAGGCGTTCGATTATCTCGATGCGCCGGTGATCCGTATTTCCGGCAAAGACGTGCCGATGCCTTATGCCGCCAATCTCGAGAAGCTGGCGCTGCCGTCGGTCGATGAGATCATCGAGGCGGCCAAGGCCGTCACGTATCGCTGATCGGAGCTAAGCCAACATGCCGATCGACATTCTCATGCCCGCTCTGTCGCCGACGATGGAAAAGGGCAATCTGGCCAAGTGGCTGAAGAAAGAGGGCGACGCGGTCAAATCCGGCGACGTCATTGCGGAGATCGAGACCGACAAGGCGACAATGGAAGTCGAAGCGGTCGACGAGGGGACCTTGGCGAAAATCGTCGTGCCCGAAGGCACGGCCGATGTGCCGGTCAATCAGGTGATCGCGGTCCTCGCCGGTGAGGGCGAAGATGTGAAGGCGACAGCATCGGGCGCGAAAGCGGCTCCGGCTGCTGCTCCAAAGCCGCAAGCGAAGACCGACGAGACGCCGAAGGCCGCGCCTGCACCACAAGCCGCGCCTGTCGCAGCTCCCGCTGCATCGGCCAAGCCGGCTGCTGCACCTCAGCCTGCCGAACCTTCCGGTAGCAATGGCCGCGTTTTCTCGTCGCCTCTGGCGCGCCGACTGGCCAAGGAAGCCGGGATCGACATCGCCGCCGTCCAAGGATCGGGGCCGCATGGCCGCGTCATCGCCCGCGATATCGATTCCGCAAAATCCGGCAAAGGCCTGAAGGCCCCGGCACAACCCGGTGCCGCGCCTGCGCCGCAGATCGCACCCGCCATGGGCGACGACAAGATCCGCGCGCTCTATGCCGACGGCACCTACGAAGTCATCCCGCACGATAATATGCGCAAGGTGATCGCGCAGCGGCTGACGGCCTCGACGCAGACCATTCCGCATTTCTACCTGACGATCGACTGCAATATCGGCAAGCTCACCGCCGCGCGCGAAGAGATCAACGCGCAGGCGCCAAAGGACAAGGAAGGCAAGCCGGCCTACAAGCTCTCGGTCAACGACTTCGTCATCAAGGCGCTGGCGCTGGCCTTGCAACGCATTCCGGATGCCAATGTGAGCTGGACCGAGTCCGGCATGCTCAAACACAAGCATTCCGATATCGGCGTCGCGGTCGCGCTGCCGGGCGGCCTGATCACGCCGATCGTGCGCAATGCCGAAACGAAATCGCTGTCGACCATTTCGAACCAGATGAAGGACATGGCGGCGCGGGCTCGCAATCGCAAACTCAAGCCGGAAGAATACCAGGGCGGCACCAGCTCTGTATCCAACCTCGGCATGTACGGCATCAAGGACTTCACCGCGGTGATCAACCCGCCGCACGCGACGATCCTCGCCGTCGGCACGGGCGAGGAGCGCGCGATCGTCAAGAACGGCAAGATCGAAGCGGCGATGATGATGAGCGTCACGCTGTCCTGCGACCACCGCGCCGTCGATGGTGCGCTCGGCGCGGAATTGCTGGTCGCGTTCAAGACGCTGATCGAAAATCCAGTGATGATGGTTGTCTAGTTCAAAAATGAAAATCCGGACACAAGATCCGAGCTAAACGGGAGAAAACGCTTCAACGAGGGAGGGCCTTAAAGTGAGCAACGAAGGCGTTAAAGTCGTTCGTGAGCCGCACAAGAAAAAGACTACACTGCAAAAACTGAAGTCCCTGACCCGCCGCGCGATCCTGCACCGCGGGGCTCTGGCCGGCCTTTTGGCACTGACGCCAGTGCCGTTGCTGGCACAGGCCGAATATCCCAACAAACCCATCCGCGTCGTCGTGCCATTCCCGGCCGGCGGCACAACCGACATGCTGGCGCGGCTCCTGACACAGAAGATGGGAGAGTCGCTTGGCCAGTCATTCGTGGTCGAGAATGTTGGCGGAGCCGGTGGTTCGCTCGGTGCCGAGCAGATCGCGAGAGCTGCGCCCGACGGCTATTCGCTGCTGTTCCACAATCTGACCTTCTCCACAACGACGTCGTCGCTGCAATATGCGGGGCGCTCACGCCACGACATCGAGAAGGATTTCGTGCCGATCTCGGTCGGCGCCTATGTGCCGATGCTGCTGCTCGCGCATCCTTCGGTGCCGGCCAAGGACCTGAAGGAGTTCGTCGCCATTGCCAAGACATCGAAAGACCCGATGTTCTACGGCTCGACCGGGCCGGGCAGTGTGATGAACTTCTCCGGTGAACTCTTGAAGCGGGACGCCGGCATCAAGCTCGACCACGTCCCGTTCAAGGGCGCCGCCCCCCTGGTGCAGGAGCTTTTGTCCGGCCGTATCCAGTTCGGTGGCGATCAGCTGTCGACCTCGTTGCAACATGCCAAGGCTGGCGCGTTGCGACCGCTTGCTGTTCAAAGTGCAACGCGTTCGTCGGCCTTACCGGATGTGCCGACGGTGCGCGAACAGGGCTTTGCATTCCTAGAGCTGCAAGGCTGGAATGGCTTCTTCGCGCCGGCCGGTACACCCGATGCGATCGTCGCCCGCCTTCACAAGGCGATCGTCGCGGCATCACAGGCGCCCGACGTCCGTGCGAAGATGGCGATGGTCGGCGCTGAGCCTGGTGGCTCATCGCAGGAAGAGATGCGGCAAATGCTGCGCGAACAGGTTTCGAAGGTGAAGCCTGTGATAGAGGATTTGAAACTTATCGTGCAGTGATCTTTCGGAGTTGATGCCGGGCAACCCTCAGCCCGGCGTTAACCCTTTGGACTTGATGACGGTTTGCGCTTCGGGCGATTGCAGATAGGTCAGCATCGCCTTGACGAGGTCCGGCGCGCTGTTGCGAGCCACCGCACCCATGGAGAATTGCGTCACCTGATCGAGTTCTGCCGGCAGCGGGCCGACCAGCTCGGCGCCTTCGACTGCGATCAATTCGGGGATCTGCTGGACCGCGATATCGGCTTCACCGCGCACGACAAAACCAGCCGCGGGAGAGCCATTCCTCGCCTTGGCCTTGATCTCGTCGGTGATGCCGAGTTTCGTCAAAACATTCTCAAAAGCATTTCCGCTCAAGCCACCGGCCGAATAGGCAACCGCCTTGGCATCCAGCAAGGCCCGCTTGACGGCGTCCGGGGTGGAAATGTCCGGCTTGGGCGTTCCCGCCTTGATCGAGAGGCCGACCTGTGCCCGCGCGATGTTGACCCTGGGGCCCGAGACCTTGTCGGCCTTGATCAGCGCATCGATGTTATCGGCATTGGCAATGATCAGGTCGGCGGGCTCCCCATTGGCAAGCCGCTTCACGAGCTGGCCGGATGGCGCAACGGCAATGACGACGGTATGACCCGTGGCCTTCTCGAAGCGCGGGCCAAGCTCCTGCAACGAGGTCCGCAGCGCCTGCGTGCAAAAGACCCGGATCTCGCCGGCCGTGGCCGGCTGAGGCGACAGTCCAGCCATCAAAGATATTCCCAGTAAAAGGGCCACAGGTGCCCGGTGCATTGAAACCTCCCGGAATGTTTTCTTTGCAGCCTAGACCTGCTATCCGGCGGCCTCAATAACTCTCGTCGAAAGCCGGCCAGCGACTAGATCTTTGGTCGCCCGCACCGCCGGACCAGCAAGGAGCCCGATCGCCGCATGACCGAAAGCAATTTCGATATCATCATCATCGGCTCTGGCCCGGGCGGTTACGTCACCGCCATTCGCGCTGCACAACTTGGCTTCAAGACGGCGATCGTCGAGCGCGACTTCCTGGGCGGTATTTGCTCGAACTGGGGCTGCATCCCGACCAAGGCGCTGCTGCGCTCTGCTGAAATTTACCACTACATGCAGCATGCCAAGGATTACGGGCTGTCGGCCGACAATGTCTCGTTCGATGCCGCCGCCGTCATCAAGCGCTCGCGCGGCGTCGCCGGCCGGATGAATTCTGGCGTTGGCTTTCTGATGAAGAAAAACAAGGTCAGCATCATCTGGGGCGAAGCCACGATCGATGCGCCGGGCAAGATTACCGTCAAGGCCAGCAAGACCGAGGCGCCGAAAGGCGCGCTCGGCCCCGGCACCTATCAGGCCAAGCATATCATCATCGCTACCGGCGCGCGGCCGCGCGTGCTGCCGGGCCTCGAGCCGGACAAGAAGCTGGTCTGGACCTATTTCGAGGCGATGAACCCGGACAAGATGCCGAAGTCGCTGCTGGTCGTCGGCTCGGGCGCGATCGGCATCGAGTTCGCGAGCTTCTATCGCACCATGGGCGCCGAGGTGACGGTCGTCGAGGTGCTGCCGCAGATCCTGCCGGTCGAAGATGCCGAGATCGCGGCCTTCGCACGCAAGCAATTCGAAAAGCAGGGCATGAAGATCATGTCCGGCGCCAAGGTGACCAAGCTCGACAAGAAGGCCGACAGCGTCACCGCGACCATCGATGACGGGAAGGGCGGAACGCAGACGCTAACCGTCGATCGCGTGATCGCCGCCGTCGGCGTCGTCGGCAATATCGAAAATATCGGCCTGGAAAAACTCGGTGTGAAAACCGACCGCGGCGCCATCGTCATCGACGGAATGTGCCGCACCAATGTGCCGGGCATCTACGCCATCGGTGACGTGGCCGGTCCGCCCATGCTTGCACACAAGGCCGAGCATGAAGGCGTGATCTGCGTTGAGGCGATCAAGGGCCTGCATCCGCATCCGATGGACAAGCATCTCATTCCCGGCTGCACCTATTGCTCGCCGCAGACCGCCTCGGTCGGTCTGACTGAACAGGCTGCCAAGGACAAGAAGCTCGATATCCGTGTCGGCCGTTTTCCCTTCATCGGCAATGGCAAGGCGATCGCACTCGGCGAGGATCAGGGCCTCGTGAAAGTCATCTTCGACAAGAAGACCGGCCAGCTTCTCGGCGCGCATCTCGTCGGCGCCGAGGTGACCGAATTGATTCAGGGCTTTGTCGTCGCGATGAACCTGGAGACGACTGAAGAAGAATTGATGCATACTATCTTCCCGCACCCGACCTTGTCGGAAACGATGAAGGAAGCGGTGCTCGACGCCTATGGGCGTGTGTTGAACATGTAACACCGGTGCGCCATTGGCGCGATCATTACCGGAGAGAATAAAGGGGAGGGCGGATCGAAAGATTCGCCCTTTCTCGTCAGTGATCCTTTCTCGTCAGTGAGGTACCAATCTCCGAACTTCTCTTCAGCACGATGATGACCAAGGCCGCCGATTCTCTTCGTTAGCGCAGATCGATCCTGAGCGGTGCGGACGAAGGAGACTCCGACCACACCCGTTCAAACGACACGCCTCGAAGGCCGCTGTGGCGGATGTCCTCAATCAAGTCCCGCGTGAGAAAGACA
The genomic region above belongs to Pseudorhodoplanes sinuspersici and contains:
- a CDS encoding Bug family tripartite tricarboxylate transporter substrate binding protein codes for the protein MSNEGVKVVREPHKKKTTLQKLKSLTRRAILHRGALAGLLALTPVPLLAQAEYPNKPIRVVVPFPAGGTTDMLARLLTQKMGESLGQSFVVENVGGAGGSLGAEQIARAAPDGYSLLFHNLTFSTTTSSLQYAGRSRHDIEKDFVPISVGAYVPMLLLAHPSVPAKDLKEFVAIAKTSKDPMFYGSTGPGSVMNFSGELLKRDAGIKLDHVPFKGAAPLVQELLSGRIQFGGDQLSTSLQHAKAGALRPLAVQSATRSSALPDVPTVREQGFAFLELQGWNGFFAPAGTPDAIVARLHKAIVAASQAPDVRAKMAMVGAEPGGSSQEEMRQMLREQVSKVKPVIEDLKLIVQ
- the modA gene encoding molybdate ABC transporter substrate-binding protein, which produces MAGLSPQPATAGEIRVFCTQALRTSLQELGPRFEKATGHTVVIAVAPSGQLVKRLANGEPADLIIANADNIDALIKADKVSGPRVNIARAQVGLSIKAGTPKPDISTPDAVKRALLDAKAVAYSAGGLSGNAFENVLTKLGITDEIKAKARNGSPAAGFVVRGEADIAVQQIPELIAVEGAELVGPLPAELDQVTQFSMGAVARNSAPDLVKAMLTYLQSPEAQTVIKSKGLTPG
- the lpdA gene encoding dihydrolipoyl dehydrogenase, with protein sequence MTESNFDIIIIGSGPGGYVTAIRAAQLGFKTAIVERDFLGGICSNWGCIPTKALLRSAEIYHYMQHAKDYGLSADNVSFDAAAVIKRSRGVAGRMNSGVGFLMKKNKVSIIWGEATIDAPGKITVKASKTEAPKGALGPGTYQAKHIIIATGARPRVLPGLEPDKKLVWTYFEAMNPDKMPKSLLVVGSGAIGIEFASFYRTMGAEVTVVEVLPQILPVEDAEIAAFARKQFEKQGMKIMSGAKVTKLDKKADSVTATIDDGKGGTQTLTVDRVIAAVGVVGNIENIGLEKLGVKTDRGAIVIDGMCRTNVPGIYAIGDVAGPPMLAHKAEHEGVICVEAIKGLHPHPMDKHLIPGCTYCSPQTASVGLTEQAAKDKKLDIRVGRFPFIGNGKAIALGEDQGLVKVIFDKKTGQLLGAHLVGAEVTELIQGFVVAMNLETTEEELMHTIFPHPTLSETMKEAVLDAYGRVLNM